In a single window of the Vitis vinifera cultivar Pinot Noir 40024 chromosome 6, ASM3070453v1 genome:
- the LOC100257025 gene encoding 2-methylbutanal oxime monooxygenase, translating to MAMEIAEAVMEVFSPSSVTDWLFTLSVVLLSVLCFFLVQKWGNRAVLERATTPPSPPKLPIIGNLHQLSKLHHRSLWTLAQKHGSIMFLQLGSIPTIVISSADMAEQVLRTRDNCCCSRPSSPGSKLLSYNFLDLAFAPYSDHWKEMRKLFNANLLSPKRAESLWHAREVEVGRLISSISQDSPVPVDVTQKVFHLADGILGAFAFGKSYEGKQFRNQKFYDVLVEAMRVLEAFSAEDFFPTGGWIIDAMSGLRAKRKNCFQNLDGYFQMVIDDHLDPTRPKPEQEDLVDVFIRLLEDPKGPFQFTNDHIKAMLMNTFLGGTDTTAITLDWTMSELMANPRVMNKLQAEVRSCIGSKPRVERDDLNNLKYLKMVIKEALRKHTPIPLLIPRETMDYFKIHDKSSSREYDIYPGTRILVNAWGIGRDPKIWKDPDVFYPERFEDCEIEFYGKHFELLPFGGGKRICPGANMGVITAEFTLANLVYCFDWELPCGMKIEDLGLEEELGGITAGRKKPLCLVARRCGCSCTEPM from the exons ATGGCCATGGAAATCGCAGAAGCTGTAATGGAGGTCTTTTCTCCATCTTCTGTAACAGACTGGCTTTTCACACTCAGTGTGGTCCTTCTTTCTGTCCTTTGTTTCTTTCTCGTTCAAAAATGGGGAAACAGAGCTGTATTAGAAAGAGCAACTACTCCTCCAAGCCCTCCAAAACTTCCCATCATAGGCAACTTGCACCAACTAAGCAAACTGCATCACCGCTCCCTTTGGACACTCGCCCAGAAACATGGGTCCATCATGTTTCTCCAACTAGGTAGCATTCCCACCATTGTAATCTCTTCAGCTGATATGGCTGAACAAGTCTTGAGAACCCGAGACAACTGCTGCTGCAGCAGGCCTTCGTCTCCAGGGTCAAAGCTGCTTTCTTACAATTTTCTGGACCTGGCCTTCGCCCCATACTCAGATCACTGGAAAGAGATGAGGAAGCTTTTCAATGCTAATCTTCTGAGCCCGAAGAGGGCAGAGTCGCTTTGGCATGCGAGGGAAGTAGAGGTTGGTCGCTTGATCAGCTCTATCTCCCAAGATTCACCTGTCCCAGTTGATGTGACACAGAAGGTATTCCATCTTGCGGATGGCATTCTTGGTGCTTTTGCTTTTGGAAAGAGTTATGAAGGGAAGCAGTTTCGGAACCAGAAGTTTTATGATGTTCTTGTGGAGGCTATGAGAGTATTGGAGGCTTTCTCAGCTGAGGACTTCTTCCCAACAGGAGGGTGGATCATAGATGCCATGTCTGGACTCCGAGCCAAGCGCAAGAACTGTTTCCAAAACCTTGATGGTTACTTCCAAATGGTGATTGATGATCATCTTGATCCTACCAGGCCAAAACCAGAACAAGAAGACCTGGTTGATGTCTTCATACGGCTCTTGGAAGATCCGAAAGGTCCATTTCAGTTCACCAATGATCACATCAAGGCCATGCTCATg AATACATTTCTTGGTGGCACAGACACTACCGCAATTACTTTGGACTGGACAATGTCAGAGCTCATGGCAAACCCCAGGGTGATGAACAAGTTACAAGCTGAAGTCAGGAGCTGCATTGGAAGCAAACCAAGAGTGGAAAGAGATGATCTTAACAATCTCAAGTACTTAAAAATGGTAATCAAAGAAGCTCTGAGGAAACATACACCAATCCCACTCTTAATCCCCCGTGAAACAATGGACTACTTCAAGATCCACGACAAAAGCAGCAGCAGAGAATATGACATTTACCCCGGAACAAGGATCCTAGTCAATGCATGGGGAATCGGAAGAGACCCCAAAATCTGGAAGGACCCAGATGTGTTTTACCCAGAGAGGTTTGAGGACTGTGAGATTGAGTTTTATGGGAAGCACTTTGAGCTATTGCCATTTGGGGGTGGCAAAAGGATTTGCCCTGGAGCTAACATGGGAGTCATCACCGCAGAGTTCACATTAGCAAACCTGGTCTACTGTTTTGATTGGGAACTTCCCTGTGGGATGAAGATAGAGGACCTTGGCCTTGAAGAAGAGCTGGGTGGCATCACTGCTGGCAGGAAGAAACCTCTTTGCCTTGTTGCTAGGAGATGTGGTTGCAGTTGCACTGAGCCTATGTGA